The Streptomyces sp. SS1-1 genome has a segment encoding these proteins:
- a CDS encoding STAS domain-containing protein has protein sequence MNALKITTRDAATGPVLEVAGDLDYLNAGQFRDLLPTVTVRPGQRLVVDLGALDFCDSSGITALIAAHHHAQSAGGQLVLAAVPPNTLRVLSIVGLDQVLTIHPDSEAATRV, from the coding sequence ATGAACGCACTGAAGATCACGACCCGAGACGCCGCGACCGGACCGGTCCTGGAGGTCGCAGGAGACCTGGACTACCTGAACGCCGGGCAGTTCCGCGACCTCCTCCCGACGGTCACCGTCCGCCCAGGCCAGCGCCTCGTCGTCGACCTGGGCGCCCTGGACTTCTGCGACTCCAGCGGCATCACCGCCCTGATCGCCGCGCACCACCACGCGCAGTCCGCCGGAGGGCAGCTGGTACTGGCGGCCGTACCACCCAACACGCTGCGCGTCCTGAGCATCGTCGGGCTGGACCAGGTCCTCACCATCCACCCCGACAGCGAGGCCGCCACCCGCGTCTGA
- a CDS encoding PP2C family protein-serine/threonine phosphatase, producing the protein MARAGQHSDPHDADDDKTAQAAFAALLEDSAEDLYESAPCGYLSTLMDGTIAKINSTLLGWLGLARQDVVGRLRFTDLLTVGGKLYHETHFAPLLRMQGHINGIALEIKQAGGGRMPVLVSSVVKHGTTGEPLLIRTTVFDARDRRAYEEELLRRQRLAEEARRQAEADRARLQDTFAVLQQSLLPDILPELPGAEAAAHYHTASPDRLGGDFYDVFPLDGKRFGFFLGDVCGKGPQAAALTSLTRYTLRAAALHDPDPVSALTTLNQVLHERYSASGDPRYCTAVFGTIDPDPAAGRLTVHLASGGHPPAVVLRADGTATYLPTPGGLLIGVLPSAPFTAASTTLGPGDTLLLYTDGLTEARTGTDRTSLYGDEALLAFAATQAGRPPHAVIEALGGLLAGFGDGLDDDTALLAIGVPSSDDPTSETR; encoded by the coding sequence ATGGCGCGGGCCGGGCAGCACTCCGACCCGCACGACGCCGACGACGACAAGACGGCCCAGGCCGCCTTCGCCGCCCTGCTGGAGGACAGTGCCGAGGACTTGTACGAGAGCGCACCGTGCGGCTACCTGTCCACCCTCATGGACGGGACGATCGCCAAGATCAACAGCACGCTGCTGGGCTGGCTCGGCCTGGCCCGGCAGGACGTGGTCGGCCGGCTGCGCTTCACCGACCTGCTGACGGTCGGCGGCAAGCTCTACCACGAGACGCACTTCGCGCCACTGCTGCGCATGCAGGGCCACATCAACGGCATCGCCCTGGAGATCAAGCAGGCCGGCGGCGGCCGGATGCCCGTCCTGGTGTCCTCCGTCGTCAAGCACGGCACCACCGGTGAGCCCCTGCTGATCCGCACCACCGTCTTCGACGCCCGGGACCGGCGCGCCTACGAGGAGGAGCTGCTGCGCCGGCAGCGGCTCGCCGAGGAGGCACGCCGCCAGGCCGAGGCCGACCGGGCCCGCCTCCAGGACACCTTCGCCGTGCTCCAGCAGTCCCTGCTCCCCGACATCCTGCCCGAGCTGCCCGGGGCGGAGGCGGCCGCCCACTACCACACGGCCTCCCCCGACCGGCTGGGCGGCGACTTCTACGACGTCTTCCCGCTGGACGGCAAACGCTTCGGGTTCTTCCTCGGCGACGTGTGCGGCAAGGGCCCCCAGGCCGCGGCCCTCACCTCGCTGACCCGCTACACCCTGCGCGCCGCCGCCCTGCACGACCCGGACCCGGTCTCGGCCCTGACGACCCTCAACCAGGTGCTGCACGAGCGCTACTCCGCGAGCGGCGACCCGCGCTACTGCACGGCCGTCTTCGGCACCATCGACCCCGACCCGGCCGCCGGGCGCCTCACCGTCCACCTCGCCTCCGGCGGCCACCCGCCCGCGGTGGTGCTGCGCGCCGACGGCACCGCCACGTACCTGCCTACGCCGGGCGGACTGCTGATCGGCGTCCTGCCCAGCGCGCCCTTCACCGCCGCGAGCACCACCCTCGGCCCCGGCGACACCCTGCTGCTCTACACCGACGGGCTCACCGAGGCCCGCACCGGCACGGACCGCACCAGCCTCTACGGCGACGAGGCCCTGCTGGCCTTCGCCGCGACCCAGGCCGGCAGACCCCCGCACGCCGTCATCGAGGCCCTCGGCGGCCTGCTGGCGGGCTTCGGGGACGGCCTCGACGACGACACCGCCCTTCTCGCGATCGGCGTCCCCTCCTCCGACGACCCGACGAGCGAAACCCGATGA
- a CDS encoding alpha/beta fold hydrolase, whose protein sequence is MDVVRRNNVTVTGNPQGRTVVLAHGFGCDQNMWRLTVPALADDHRVVLFDYVGAGRSDASAFSEDRYGSLDGYAQDVVEVCEALDLRDAVFVGHSVSAMIGVLAADSAPERIGALVMVAPSPRYIDEDGYRGGFSEDDIDELLGSLESNYLGWSAAMAPVIMGNADRPELGEELRNSFCATDPDMARIFARTTFLSDSRDDLKRVRVPTLVLDCTQDVIAPREVGAYVHREIPGSTLVTLDATGHCPHLSAPEATNEAIVAFLAGLG, encoded by the coding sequence ATGGATGTGGTCCGCAGGAACAACGTCACCGTCACCGGCAACCCGCAGGGGCGCACGGTGGTGCTGGCCCATGGGTTCGGATGCGACCAGAACATGTGGCGGCTGACCGTGCCCGCGCTCGCGGACGACCACCGCGTGGTGCTCTTCGACTACGTGGGCGCGGGACGCTCCGACGCGTCCGCGTTCTCCGAGGACCGCTACGGGTCCCTGGACGGCTACGCCCAGGACGTCGTCGAGGTGTGCGAGGCGCTCGACCTGCGCGACGCGGTGTTCGTCGGACACTCCGTCAGCGCGATGATCGGCGTCCTCGCCGCCGACAGCGCCCCGGAGCGCATCGGCGCCCTGGTGATGGTCGCGCCCTCCCCGCGCTACATCGACGAGGACGGCTACCGCGGCGGCTTCAGCGAGGACGACATCGACGAGCTGCTGGGCTCCCTGGAGTCCAACTACCTCGGCTGGTCGGCGGCCATGGCCCCGGTGATCATGGGCAACGCCGACCGCCCCGAGCTCGGCGAGGAGCTGCGCAACAGCTTCTGCGCCACCGACCCCGACATGGCCCGGATCTTCGCCCGGACCACGTTCCTGTCCGACTCGCGCGACGACCTGAAGCGGGTGCGGGTGCCCACCCTCGTGCTGGACTGCACCCAGGACGTGATCGCCCCCCGGGAGGTGGGCGCGTACGTGCACCGTGAGATCCCCGGCTCCACGCTGGTGACGCTGGACGCCACCGGGCACTGCCCCCACCTGTCCGCGCCGGAGGCCACCAACGAGGCCATCGTCGCGTTCCTCGCCGGACTAGGATGA
- a CDS encoding response regulator, whose protein sequence is MTRVLVVEDEPQIVRALVINLKARKYDVDAAHDGATALQLAAARHPDVVLLDLGLPDMDGVEVIKGLRGWTRVPIIVLSARHTSDEKVEALDAGADDYVTKPFGMDELLARLRAAVRRAEPTGGGEGDVVVETAAFTVDLAAKKVHRGGADVRLTPTEWQLLEVLVRNTGRLVGQKQLLQEVWGPSYGKETNYLRVYMAQLRRKLEADPSHPKHFITEPGMGYRFEK, encoded by the coding sequence ATGACCCGGGTGCTCGTAGTCGAGGACGAGCCACAGATCGTGCGCGCGCTCGTGATCAATCTCAAGGCGCGCAAGTACGACGTCGACGCGGCCCACGACGGTGCCACCGCCCTTCAGCTCGCCGCCGCCCGCCACCCCGACGTGGTGCTCCTCGACCTGGGACTGCCCGACATGGACGGCGTCGAGGTGATCAAGGGCCTGCGCGGCTGGACCCGGGTGCCGATCATCGTGCTGTCCGCCCGGCACACCTCCGACGAGAAGGTCGAGGCGCTCGACGCGGGCGCCGACGACTACGTCACCAAGCCCTTCGGCATGGACGAGCTGCTCGCCCGGCTGCGCGCAGCGGTCCGTCGCGCCGAACCCACCGGCGGAGGCGAGGGCGACGTCGTCGTGGAGACCGCCGCGTTCACCGTGGACCTGGCCGCCAAGAAGGTCCACCGCGGCGGTGCGGACGTCCGGCTCACCCCCACCGAGTGGCAGCTGCTGGAGGTGCTCGTACGCAACACCGGTCGTCTGGTCGGCCAGAAGCAGCTGCTCCAGGAGGTCTGGGGGCCGTCGTACGGAAAGGAGACGAACTATCTCCGCGTCTACATGGCCCAGCTGCGCCGGAAGCTGGAGGCGGACCCGTCGCATCCGAAGCACTTCATCACGGAGCCCGGCATGGGGTACCGCTTCGAGAAGTGA
- a CDS encoding ATP-binding protein, whose amino-acid sequence MARGKLRIYLGAAPGVGKTYAMLSEAHRRTERGTDCVVAFVQHHGRPRTEVMLHGLEEIPRRELEYRGTLFTEMDVDAVLARRPRVALVDELAHTNVPGSRNAKRWQDVEELLAAGVDVISTVNIQHLESLGDVVESITGVRQRETVPDEVVRRADEIELVDMSPQALRRRMAHGNVYTPDKVDAALSRYFRPGNLTALRELALLWVADRVDEYLTRYRSEHRVSRIWGSRERIVVGLTGGPEGRTLIRRAVRLAEKGAGGEVLAVYVAGGDGLTAASPKELAVQRTLVEDLGGTFHHVVGEDVPAALLDFARGVNATQIMLGVSRRKSWQYVFGPGVGATVARESGPDLDVHLITHDEAGKGRGLPVARGARLGRTRVLWGWLAGVVGPVLLTLLLSVSDAGLANDMLLFLTLTVAAALLGGLYPALASAVVGSALLNWFFTPPFHTLTISDPKNIVAIVIFVGVAVSVASVVDLAARRTQQAARLRAESEILSYLAGSVLRGETSLEALLERVRETFGMESAALLERSSDIAPWTCAGRAGPHPARSPEDADVDMPVGDHMALALSGRVLPASDRRVLAAFAAQAAVVLDRRRLQQEAERAKALAEGNRIRTALLAAVSHDLRTPLAGIKASVSSLRSDDVEWSEEDRAELLAAIEEGADRLDHLVGNLLDMSRLQTGTVTPLIRDIDLDEVVPVAMGGIPDAGSAVVLDVPESLPMVATDKGLLERVVANVVENAVKYSPAGEPVLVSASALGERVEVRVVDRGPGVPDEAKERIFAPFQRHGDAPRGNGVGLGLAVARGFTEAMGGTLTAEDTPGGGLTMVLTLRAGGAGAGRPRPVPAGPAPAHHPVHTERRTP is encoded by the coding sequence ATGGCACGCGGGAAGCTCAGGATCTACCTCGGTGCCGCACCGGGCGTCGGCAAGACGTACGCCATGCTGTCCGAGGCACACCGCCGGACCGAACGCGGCACCGACTGCGTGGTGGCCTTCGTGCAGCATCACGGGCGGCCGCGCACCGAGGTCATGCTGCACGGCCTGGAGGAGATCCCCCGCCGGGAGCTGGAGTACCGCGGCACCCTCTTCACCGAGATGGACGTCGACGCGGTCCTGGCGCGGCGTCCGCGGGTGGCGCTGGTGGACGAGCTCGCCCACACCAACGTGCCCGGCTCCCGCAACGCCAAGCGCTGGCAGGACGTGGAGGAACTGCTGGCGGCCGGTGTCGACGTGATATCGACGGTGAACATCCAGCACCTGGAGTCCCTCGGCGACGTCGTGGAGTCGATCACGGGAGTGCGGCAGCGCGAGACCGTCCCGGACGAAGTGGTCCGGCGCGCGGACGAGATCGAGCTGGTCGACATGTCGCCGCAGGCGCTGCGGCGGCGGATGGCGCACGGCAACGTCTACACGCCGGACAAGGTGGACGCGGCACTGTCCCGGTACTTCCGGCCCGGCAACCTCACCGCCCTGCGGGAGCTGGCCCTCCTGTGGGTGGCCGACCGGGTCGACGAGTACCTGACGCGGTACCGCAGCGAGCACCGGGTGTCGAGGATCTGGGGCTCGCGCGAGCGCATCGTGGTCGGTCTGACCGGCGGGCCCGAGGGCCGCACCCTCATCCGACGGGCGGTCCGCCTGGCGGAGAAGGGCGCGGGCGGCGAGGTGCTGGCCGTCTACGTCGCCGGCGGCGACGGGCTGACCGCGGCCTCGCCCAAGGAGCTGGCCGTCCAGCGCACCCTGGTGGAGGACCTGGGGGGCACCTTCCACCACGTGGTGGGTGAGGACGTCCCGGCGGCCCTGCTGGACTTCGCGCGGGGGGTGAACGCGACCCAGATCATGCTGGGCGTCTCGCGCCGCAAGAGCTGGCAGTACGTGTTCGGACCGGGCGTGGGCGCGACGGTGGCCCGGGAGTCGGGTCCCGACCTGGACGTGCACCTGATCACGCACGACGAGGCGGGCAAAGGGCGCGGGCTGCCTGTGGCGCGGGGCGCGCGGCTGGGCAGGACACGGGTCCTGTGGGGCTGGCTCGCCGGAGTCGTGGGACCCGTACTGCTCACCCTGCTGCTCTCGGTGTCCGACGCCGGTCTGGCCAACGACATGCTGCTGTTCCTGACGCTGACCGTGGCGGCGGCCCTGCTCGGCGGCCTGTACCCGGCACTGGCTTCGGCGGTGGTGGGCTCCGCCCTGCTGAACTGGTTCTTCACCCCGCCCTTCCACACACTCACGATCTCCGACCCGAAGAACATCGTCGCCATAGTGATCTTCGTCGGTGTCGCGGTGTCGGTGGCGTCGGTGGTGGACCTGGCGGCCCGGCGCACCCAGCAGGCCGCCCGGCTGCGTGCCGAGTCGGAGATCCTGTCCTACCTGGCCGGCAGCGTGCTGCGCGGCGAGACCAGCCTGGAGGCGCTGCTGGAGCGCGTCCGGGAGACCTTCGGCATGGAGTCGGCGGCCCTGCTGGAGAGGAGCAGCGACATCGCCCCCTGGACCTGTGCGGGCCGTGCGGGGCCGCATCCCGCCCGGAGCCCCGAGGACGCGGACGTCGACATGCCCGTGGGCGACCACATGGCCCTCGCCCTGTCCGGGCGGGTGCTGCCGGCGTCCGACCGCCGGGTGCTGGCCGCGTTCGCGGCCCAGGCCGCCGTGGTCCTGGACCGCCGGCGGCTGCAGCAGGAGGCGGAGCGGGCCAAGGCCCTGGCCGAGGGCAACCGGATCCGCACCGCGCTGCTGGCGGCCGTCAGCCACGATCTGCGCACCCCGCTCGCCGGGATCAAGGCGTCGGTGTCGTCCCTGCGCTCGGACGACGTGGAGTGGTCCGAGGAGGACCGGGCCGAGCTGCTGGCCGCCATCGAGGAGGGCGCCGACCGGCTCGACCACCTGGTCGGCAACCTCCTCGACATGTCGCGCCTGCAGACCGGCACCGTCACGCCGCTGATCCGTGACATCGACCTGGACGAGGTGGTCCCCGTGGCGATGGGCGGCATACCCGACGCCGGGTCGGCCGTCGTCCTGGACGTGCCGGAGAGTCTGCCCATGGTCGCCACGGACAAGGGCCTGCTCGAGCGGGTCGTCGCCAACGTCGTCGAGAACGCGGTCAAGTACAGCCCGGCGGGCGAGCCCGTCCTGGTCTCGGCCAGCGCCCTGGGCGAGAGGGTCGAGGTCCGGGTGGTGGACCGCGGTCCCGGGGTCCCCGACGAGGCCAAGGAGCGCATCTTCGCGCCCTTCCAGCGCCACGGCGACGCCCCGCGCGGCAACGGAGTCGGCCTCGGCCTCGCGGTCGCCCGCGGCTTCACCGAGGCCATGGGCGGCACCCTCACCGCCGAGGACACCCCCGGCGGCGGCCTCACGATGGTCCTCACCCTGCGTGCCGGAGGGGCGGGTGCGGGGCGTCCCCGGCCCGTTCCGGCCGGGCCCGCACCGGCACACCACCCCGTACACACCGAGAGGCGGACTCCATGA
- a CDS encoding potassium-transporting ATPase subunit C, with protein MNNSVSNTARLLGAGLRALLVLTLVTGVLYPLVVTGIAQGLFHDKANGSEIKADDKVVGSSLIGQAYNLPLKKGQETPAPDLKWFQGRPQNGLGTNSVNTQYTLILSGATNRSGDNEELIQWVKDAKAAVVKDNSTRAYKVKPSQVPADAVTSSGSGLDPDISPAYADLQVHRVAERNGLSAARVQRLVDEHTEGRTLGFMGEPRVNALELNIALRELLAKS; from the coding sequence ATGAACAACTCCGTATCCAACACCGCCCGGCTGCTCGGAGCGGGCCTGCGCGCCCTCCTCGTGCTGACCCTGGTGACCGGCGTCCTCTACCCGCTGGTCGTCACCGGCATCGCGCAAGGGCTGTTCCACGACAAGGCGAACGGCTCCGAGATCAAGGCGGACGACAAGGTCGTCGGCTCCTCCCTGATCGGCCAGGCGTACAACCTGCCGCTGAAGAAGGGCCAGGAAACCCCGGCACCGGACCTGAAGTGGTTCCAGGGCCGCCCGCAGAACGGCCTCGGCACCAACAGCGTCAACACCCAGTACACGCTCATCCTGTCCGGCGCGACCAACCGGTCCGGGGACAACGAGGAGCTCATCCAGTGGGTGAAGGACGCCAAGGCCGCCGTCGTCAAGGACAACTCCACGCGCGCCTACAAGGTGAAGCCGTCCCAGGTGCCCGCGGACGCGGTCACCTCCTCCGGCTCCGGTCTGGATCCGGACATCTCGCCCGCGTACGCCGACCTCCAGGTGCACCGGGTCGCGGAGAGGAACGGCCTGTCCGCGGCCCGGGTCCAGAGGCTGGTGGACGAGCACACCGAGGGCCGCACGCTCGGCTTCATGGGCGAGCCCCGGGTGAACGCCCTGGAACTCAACATAGCGCTCAGGGAACTCCTGGCGAAGAGCTGA
- the kdpB gene encoding potassium-transporting ATPase subunit KdpB produces MTTRTQKQEDTMSTATTPTQAPHSDVPPEHPIPRGRVGAGLFDPRRLVTSLPDAFRKLDPRVMIKSPVMFVVLVGSVLTTVFSFTDPGDWFGWTISAWLWLTVVFANLAEAVAEGRGKAQADTLRKAKTGTVARRLLPDGSQEQVPGTDLRIGDRVVCEAGDVIPGDGDVVEGVASVDESAVTGESAPVIRESGGDRSAVTGGTKVLSDRIVIRITTKPGETFIDRMIDLVEGAARQKTPNEIALNILLASLTIVFLLAVATLPPFADYAGTHLTMVVLVALLVCLIPTTIGALLSSIGIAGMDRLVQRNVLAMSGRAVEAAGDVSTLLLDKTGTITLGNRQAAEFVPVRGTTEAEVADAAQLSSLADETPEGRSVVVLAKERYGLRERHQGELVDAAWIAFTARTRMSGVDVDGRKIRKGAAGSVVAWVRERGGTVAEDAEPLVRRISEAGGTPLLVAVEDDGGARVLGVVHLKDVVKDGMRERFGELRRMGIRTVMITGDNPLTAKAIAEEAGVDDFLAEATPEDKMALIKREQAGGKLVAMTGDGTNDAPALAQADVGVAMNTGTSAAKEAGNMVDLDSDPTKLIEIVEIGKQLLITRGALTTFSLANDVAKYFAIIPALFAAVYPGLDKLNIMGLSSPDSAILSAVIFNALVIIALVPLSLKGVQYRPVSADKLLRRNLTIYGLGGLVAPFIGIKIIDLLISLIPGIG; encoded by the coding sequence ATGACCACGCGTACACAGAAGCAAGAGGACACGATGTCCACAGCCACCACTCCGACCCAGGCGCCGCACAGCGACGTGCCCCCGGAGCACCCGATCCCCCGAGGCCGCGTGGGTGCGGGCCTCTTCGACCCCCGCCGGCTCGTCACCTCCCTGCCGGACGCGTTCCGCAAGCTCGACCCGCGGGTGATGATCAAGTCGCCCGTCATGTTCGTGGTCCTGGTCGGCTCCGTCCTGACCACCGTCTTCTCCTTCACGGACCCCGGTGACTGGTTCGGCTGGACCATCAGTGCCTGGCTGTGGCTGACGGTCGTCTTCGCCAACCTGGCGGAGGCCGTCGCCGAGGGCCGCGGCAAGGCGCAGGCCGACACCCTGCGCAAGGCCAAGACCGGAACGGTGGCCCGGCGGCTCCTCCCGGACGGCTCTCAGGAGCAGGTCCCCGGCACGGATCTGAGGATCGGCGACCGGGTGGTCTGCGAGGCCGGCGACGTCATCCCCGGCGACGGTGACGTCGTCGAGGGCGTCGCGTCCGTCGACGAGTCGGCGGTCACCGGTGAGTCGGCTCCGGTCATCCGCGAGTCCGGCGGCGACCGCAGCGCCGTGACCGGCGGTACGAAGGTGCTGTCCGACCGGATCGTCATCAGGATCACGACGAAGCCGGGCGAGACGTTCATCGACCGGATGATCGACCTCGTGGAGGGCGCGGCCCGGCAGAAGACGCCCAACGAGATCGCGCTGAACATCCTGCTGGCGTCGCTGACGATCGTCTTCCTGCTCGCGGTGGCGACCCTGCCGCCGTTCGCGGACTACGCGGGCACCCATCTGACGATGGTCGTGCTGGTGGCACTGCTGGTGTGCCTCATCCCGACGACGATCGGCGCGCTGTTGTCGTCGATCGGCATCGCGGGGATGGACCGGCTGGTGCAGCGCAATGTGCTGGCCATGTCCGGCCGGGCCGTGGAGGCGGCCGGCGACGTGTCGACGCTGCTGCTGGACAAGACCGGCACGATCACCCTCGGCAACCGGCAGGCCGCCGAGTTCGTACCGGTGCGGGGCACCACCGAGGCCGAGGTCGCGGACGCCGCCCAGCTCTCGTCGCTGGCCGACGAGACGCCCGAGGGCCGTTCCGTCGTCGTCCTCGCCAAGGAGAGGTACGGACTGCGCGAGCGCCACCAGGGCGAACTGGTGGACGCCGCGTGGATCGCCTTCACCGCCCGGACCCGCATGTCGGGGGTGGACGTGGACGGGCGCAAGATCCGCAAGGGCGCGGCCGGTTCGGTCGTCGCCTGGGTCCGGGAACGGGGCGGGACCGTCGCCGAGGACGCCGAACCGCTGGTCAGGCGCATCTCCGAGGCGGGCGGCACGCCGTTGCTGGTCGCCGTGGAGGACGACGGCGGCGCCCGCGTCCTGGGTGTCGTCCACCTCAAGGACGTGGTCAAGGACGGTATGCGGGAGCGGTTCGGGGAACTGCGCCGCATGGGCATCAGAACCGTCATGATCACGGGGGACAACCCACTGACCGCGAAGGCGATCGCCGAGGAGGCGGGCGTCGACGACTTCCTCGCGGAGGCGACTCCCGAGGACAAGATGGCGCTGATCAAGCGGGAGCAGGCCGGCGGCAAGCTCGTCGCGATGACCGGTGACGGCACCAACGACGCCCCCGCGCTGGCGCAGGCGGACGTGGGTGTGGCGATGAACACCGGCACGTCGGCCGCCAAGGAGGCCGGCAACATGGTCGACCTCGACTCCGACCCGACCAAGCTCATCGAGATCGTGGAGATCGGCAAGCAGCTCCTGATCACGCGTGGCGCGCTGACGACGTTCTCCCTCGCCAACGACGTCGCGAAGTATTTCGCGATCATCCCGGCGCTGTTCGCTGCGGTGTACCCCGGCCTGGACAAGCTCAACATCATGGGCCTGTCCTCACCGGACTCCGCGATCCTGTCCGCGGTGATCTTCAACGCCCTTGTCATCATCGCCCTGGTGCCGCTGTCGCTGAAGGGCGTGCAGTACCGGCCGGTCAGCGCCGACAAGCTGCTGCGGCGCAATCTGACGATCTACGGCCTCGGCGGCCTGGTCGCCCCCTTCATCGGCATCAAGATCATCGATCTGCTCATCTCCCTCATTCCCGGGATCGGCTGA